A genomic segment from Gemmatimonadota bacterium encodes:
- a CDS encoding DUF4175 family protein yields MSNIDAGALRQALAHLRGHRRRRLLLEGAVAVAVAVLLALGAGLLLSELLGGGPAATLAVRVVGWLLLAAAVIRFVMLPVGRRVDDDRLALYVEEHAPEVRQLLVSAVHVAHDTSGQPASALDGRVVARALAEVDRLEQGAAIERPRVRRAAGAFGAVIAVAALLVWLGPAALRDVARTLFVPWSAAAEVPVRAVSVTPGNVKVARGAALDLKAESRGFIADAAELVLTADSAVEPVRMAMLRDSANSRFGVRIFDVTRDGSYYVEADGIRSPTFRITVTDLPAVKRLGVELHFPAYTGLKVDKVEDGGDIAAVKGTNAILKVDVSLPVKSGALHFDDGRTLPLNVASDGSVTGSFRVERSGFYRVDLVAPDGSEVTGTVQYAVEVLEDHAPLVRVSDPGRDTKATATEEVSLGVSATDDFGVTGVELKYSVNGGPEQRVLLADSTRARGAEFRASHTLFLEELGLKPGDLVAYHAEARDGAGNKASSDIYFIEIRRFARDYKQAEQGGGGGGGGGGGGEGQRAGALPGRQRDITAGTFNLLRDSSKTSDQVRKENLRTLAIAQEKLKDEVTDLAEQVRTRNVASLDSTFATIQKELEAAAKEMGESEKALKAGTPREALGAQQRGLQHTQRADAAYREVQVQMAQQGGGGGGGGGGAEAKDLADLFQLETDRLQNQYEAVQSQSSTAAAQQVDSIAERLKQLAARAQQENQRMEQQAQQMRERLGRESGSGGGGGSQRELARQVEEEARRLERLAREQKSEPLAQTAQQLQQAADAMRQSGSGSSAAGAAAAERLRAASRSLQNARSSGSEDQVRSLADKARELSARQRDIAKDVGALPGASPADKAAQTKALEERKDALQSAVEGLQRDAERLARDTRREQPASAAGLSEAAGVIHDEQIPERINYSKGLMRNGAPDQTRAFEEAIGQKLDSVASRLSAAAGAIGSSPGRKQDKALEQARELVRGLESLRDRRGDGAKPGSEGEGRPGEQGQGQAQGKGQGEQGQGKGQGQGQGQGQQGQGKGQGQGQGQGQGQGQGQGQGQGQGQGQGQGQGQGQGGEGEAGSGRGRGQGGRAGDNRGMPGGAVDGTPGGDASPRGGSQGEPRQLSREAGVRREQAEALRREVAGLGVETGDLDRAIAQLREFERTSGNGNPQGLDKLQEAIIAGLKNFEFGLWRKFSTADHPALGAPGAVPPGYRAQVDEYYRALGRRPR; encoded by the coding sequence GCCAGCTGCTGGTGAGTGCGGTGCACGTGGCCCACGACACGTCCGGGCAACCGGCTTCTGCGCTCGATGGTCGCGTCGTGGCGCGGGCTCTCGCCGAAGTCGATCGCCTCGAGCAGGGCGCCGCGATCGAGCGGCCGCGGGTGCGGCGCGCCGCCGGCGCTTTCGGCGCAGTGATCGCGGTTGCGGCCCTGCTTGTCTGGCTCGGCCCTGCCGCGCTGCGCGACGTGGCGCGCACACTGTTCGTGCCCTGGTCGGCGGCGGCCGAGGTGCCAGTGCGGGCCGTGAGCGTCACCCCCGGCAATGTGAAGGTCGCAAGGGGCGCCGCACTCGATCTCAAGGCGGAGAGCCGCGGCTTCATTGCCGACGCAGCCGAGCTCGTGCTGACAGCCGACAGCGCTGTCGAGCCGGTGCGGATGGCAATGCTCCGGGACTCGGCCAACTCCCGCTTCGGGGTGCGGATCTTCGACGTCACCAGGGATGGCAGCTATTACGTCGAAGCCGATGGCATCCGGTCGCCGACGTTCCGCATCACCGTCACCGATCTTCCGGCCGTCAAGCGGCTCGGCGTGGAACTTCATTTTCCGGCGTATACCGGGCTCAAGGTCGACAAGGTCGAGGATGGTGGAGATATCGCGGCAGTGAAGGGGACCAACGCAATCCTCAAGGTCGACGTCTCGCTGCCGGTGAAGAGTGGCGCACTCCATTTCGATGACGGCCGAACGCTGCCGTTGAATGTGGCGTCCGATGGCTCCGTCACGGGGTCCTTCCGGGTCGAGCGGTCGGGTTTCTACCGTGTCGACCTGGTCGCCCCGGATGGCAGCGAGGTCACCGGCACGGTGCAGTACGCCGTCGAGGTTCTGGAGGACCACGCGCCGTTGGTGCGGGTCAGCGATCCCGGTCGCGATACCAAGGCCACTGCCACCGAGGAAGTCTCGCTCGGTGTCAGTGCCACGGATGACTTCGGCGTCACCGGTGTCGAACTGAAGTACAGCGTCAACGGCGGGCCCGAACAGCGGGTCCTGCTGGCCGACAGCACCCGGGCGCGTGGGGCGGAGTTCCGCGCTTCGCACACGCTCTTCCTCGAGGAACTCGGACTCAAGCCGGGTGATCTGGTCGCGTATCACGCCGAGGCACGGGACGGCGCCGGGAACAAGGCGTCGAGCGACATCTACTTCATCGAAATCCGACGCTTCGCCCGCGACTACAAGCAGGCGGAGCAAGGCGGCGGTGGCGGCGGTGGTGGCGGGGGCGGAGGTGAAGGCCAGCGCGCGGGGGCGCTGCCGGGGCGCCAGCGAGACATCACGGCCGGCACGTTCAACCTGTTGCGCGACAGCAGCAAGACCTCGGACCAGGTGCGGAAGGAAAACCTCCGGACGCTTGCGATCGCCCAGGAAAAACTCAAGGACGAGGTCACCGATCTCGCTGAGCAGGTCAGGACACGCAACGTGGCCTCGCTCGACTCGACTTTCGCGACAATCCAGAAGGAGCTCGAAGCCGCGGCGAAGGAAATGGGCGAATCGGAGAAGGCGTTGAAGGCCGGCACTCCGCGCGAAGCGCTCGGTGCGCAGCAGCGTGGCTTGCAGCACACGCAGCGTGCTGATGCCGCTTACCGCGAAGTCCAGGTGCAGATGGCGCAACAGGGTGGTGGCGGCGGCGGAGGCGGTGGTGGTGCCGAGGCCAAGGATCTCGCCGATCTCTTCCAGCTCGAGACCGACCGGCTGCAGAATCAGTATGAGGCAGTGCAGAGCCAGAGTTCCACCGCTGCGGCGCAGCAGGTCGACAGCATCGCCGAGCGCCTGAAGCAGCTGGCGGCCCGGGCGCAGCAGGAAAATCAGCGGATGGAGCAGCAGGCGCAGCAGATGCGTGAACGCCTCGGTCGCGAAAGCGGCAGCGGTGGCGGCGGTGGGTCACAGCGCGAGTTGGCGCGACAGGTGGAAGAAGAGGCGCGTCGCCTGGAACGGCTCGCGCGGGAACAGAAGTCGGAGCCGCTGGCACAGACCGCGCAGCAGCTGCAGCAGGCGGCCGATGCGATGCGTCAGTCGGGAAGTGGTTCTTCGGCAGCCGGAGCCGCGGCAGCCGAACGACTGCGTGCCGCCTCGCGTTCGCTCCAGAATGCGCGGAGCAGTGGCAGCGAGGATCAGGTGCGGTCGCTCGCCGACAAGGCCCGCGAGCTGAGTGCGCGGCAGCGTGACATCGCCAAGGACGTAGGGGCGTTGCCTGGCGCCTCGCCCGCCGACAAGGCCGCGCAAACCAAGGCGCTCGAGGAGCGGAAGGACGCGCTCCAGTCCGCGGTCGAAGGACTGCAGCGCGATGCCGAACGACTGGCCCGTGATACCCGGCGGGAGCAGCCTGCGTCGGCCGCGGGACTGAGCGAAGCCGCGGGCGTGATTCATGACGAGCAGATCCCCGAACGGATCAACTACAGCAAGGGCCTCATGCGGAATGGCGCACCCGACCAGACCCGAGCGTTCGAAGAGGCCATCGGCCAGAAGCTGGACAGTGTGGCGAGTCGCCTGAGCGCGGCGGCAGGAGCGATCGGAAGTTCGCCGGGGCGCAAGCAGGACAAGGCGCTGGAGCAGGCGCGCGAACTGGTGCGAGGGTTGGAGTCGCTGCGCGACCGACGCGGCGACGGCGCCAAGCCCGGGAGTGAGGGGGAGGGGCGGCCGGGTGAACAAGGCCAGGGGCAGGCTCAGGGGAAGGGTCAAGGAGAACAGGGCCAGGGCAAAGGCCAGGGGCAGGGCCAAGGGCAGGGACAACAGGGTCAGGGTAAAGGCCAGGGTCAAGGGCAGGGTCAGGGCCAAGGGCAGGGTCAGGGTCAGGGCCAGGGTCAGGGCCAAGGGCAGGGCCAGGGTCAGGGTCAGGGCCAAGGCCAGGGTGGTGAGGGAGAGGCGGGCTCAGGTCGCGGTCGGGGGCAGGGCGGTCGCGCCGGCGACAACCGGGGTATGCCGGGTGGGGCGGTTGACGGCACCCCGGGCGGCGACGCGTCGCCCCGTGGCGGATCTCAGGGCGAGCCGCGCCAGCTATCGCGCGAGGCCGGGGTGCGTCGTGAGCAGGCCGAGGCATTGCGGCGCGAGGTGGCCGGACTGGGTGTCGAAACAGGAGATCTCGACCGAGCGATCGCCCAGCTGCGGGAGTTCGAGCGGACCTCCGGCAATGGCAATCCTCAGGGTCTCGACAAGTTGCAGGAAGCAATCATCGCGGGGCTCAAGAATTTCGAATTCGGGCTCTGGCGTAAATTCTCGACGGCCGACCACCCCGCACTTGGGGCTCCCGGAGCGGTTCCTCCGGGGTATCGCGCGCAGGTCGATGAGTACTATCGGGCGCTGGGGCGCCGCCCGCGCTGA
- a CDS encoding sigma-70 family RNA polymerase sigma factor, whose translation MPPLQPRAQTQTTTDALWRRWRDAGDVDARRELLGRYLGLVHHAAREVAPRVRDAVSLEELVSAGSLGLLQSMEGFDIDRGLAFSTFAMRRIRGAILDELRARDPLSRTDRAHARQLDAASAELEQRFGRPATAGELALHIGVDDGTIHRWRERTSSAGPVSLEGEPGGRVLADRLGDDGGELMHGLVELDERNGELRAALDALPRRERLVLCRSYLEERPLREIAEELGVTESRVCQLRSQGLARLRRIPRLELVNE comes from the coding sequence ATGCCACCACTCCAGCCTCGCGCACAAACTCAGACGACAACGGACGCACTCTGGCGCCGTTGGCGCGACGCCGGGGATGTCGACGCCCGGCGTGAACTGCTCGGCCGCTACCTCGGGCTGGTACATCACGCCGCCCGGGAAGTCGCTCCTCGCGTTCGAGATGCGGTCTCGCTTGAAGAGCTCGTCTCGGCCGGCTCTCTCGGACTGCTCCAGTCGATGGAAGGCTTCGACATCGACCGCGGCCTCGCCTTCTCGACGTTCGCCATGCGACGCATCCGGGGAGCGATTCTGGATGAACTCCGCGCCCGCGACCCGCTTTCGCGGACCGATCGCGCCCACGCCCGGCAGCTGGATGCCGCCTCGGCCGAGCTTGAGCAGCGGTTCGGGCGCCCCGCCACCGCCGGTGAACTCGCGCTCCACATCGGCGTCGACGACGGCACCATCCACCGCTGGCGCGAGCGCACCTCAAGCGCGGGGCCGGTCTCCCTCGAAGGGGAACCGGGTGGCCGAGTGCTCGCGGACCGGCTGGGAGACGATGGCGGCGAGCTGATGCACGGTCTGGTGGAGCTCGACGAACGCAATGGTGAGCTGCGCGCGGCACTCGACGCGCTCCCGCGTCGCGAACGTCTGGTGCTCTGCCGCTCCTACCTCGAAGAGCGCCCGCTCCGGGAAATCGCCGAGGAGCTCGGCGTGACGGAATCGCGGGTCTGCCAGCTTCGGTCGCAGGGCCTGGCCCGGCTCCGTCGCATCCCGCGACTCGAGCTCGTCAACGAATGA
- the fahA gene encoding fumarylacetoacetase: MSELDVTHDASRRSWVPSAAGHAEFPVQNLPFGVSATDAASGHLLVAIGDEALDLPAALAAGWGADLPGHLQAALQASDVNPLATLTPVDWRAVRRALSDALSDEHWAPRLTQALRPQRSLAMQLPMTVRNYTDFYASIHHATNVGSMFRPDSPLLPNYKWVPIGYHGRASSIVIDGTPVRRPSGQLKGPDAERPVFAPSRSLDYELELGLVIGGNNAIGSAVTAADAAARLFGVVLLNDWSARDIQSWEYQPLGPFLAKNFASTISPWIVTVDALRPFRVVMPERTGNDPSVLDYLVIRDDATWAITLDVELRSAAMRERRDPAFRVSRGEFADAMYWTPSQLVVHHGSNGCNLLAGDLLGTGTISGRVPESRGCLLERTWRGAEPLTLPDGTQRRFLEDGDELSLHAHAERAGAVSIGFGSCGGVVLPA, from the coding sequence ATGAGCGAGCTTGATGTCACGCACGACGCATCACGCCGCAGCTGGGTGCCGAGTGCTGCCGGTCACGCGGAATTCCCAGTTCAGAATCTTCCGTTCGGTGTGAGTGCGACCGATGCGGCTTCCGGGCATCTGCTGGTCGCCATCGGTGATGAGGCGCTCGACCTCCCGGCGGCGCTTGCCGCGGGTTGGGGTGCGGATCTGCCAGGGCATTTGCAAGCCGCGTTACAGGCGAGCGATGTCAACCCGCTGGCGACCCTCACGCCAGTGGACTGGCGCGCAGTGCGCCGTGCACTCTCCGACGCGCTCAGCGACGAGCACTGGGCACCCAGGCTCACGCAGGCGCTTCGGCCGCAACGATCGCTCGCGATGCAGTTGCCCATGACTGTCCGCAACTACACCGACTTCTATGCGTCGATCCATCACGCCACCAATGTCGGCTCGATGTTTCGCCCCGATAGCCCGTTGCTACCCAACTACAAGTGGGTGCCGATCGGCTATCACGGCCGGGCGTCCTCGATCGTCATCGACGGCACGCCAGTACGTCGGCCCAGTGGTCAGCTCAAGGGCCCCGATGCCGAGCGTCCGGTCTTCGCCCCGAGCCGATCACTCGACTACGAACTCGAGCTGGGCCTGGTCATCGGCGGCAACAATGCCATCGGCTCCGCAGTCACCGCTGCCGATGCGGCCGCGAGACTGTTCGGAGTGGTCCTGCTGAATGACTGGTCGGCGCGCGACATCCAGTCGTGGGAGTACCAGCCGCTGGGACCCTTTCTCGCGAAGAACTTTGCCTCAACGATCTCCCCATGGATCGTCACGGTGGATGCCTTGCGTCCGTTCCGCGTGGTGATGCCCGAGCGTACCGGCAATGATCCGTCGGTGCTCGACTATCTCGTGATCCGTGACGACGCCACCTGGGCGATCACCCTCGACGTGGAACTCCGCAGCGCCGCGATGCGCGAGCGCCGGGATCCCGCGTTCCGGGTGAGCCGCGGCGAGTTCGCGGACGCGATGTACTGGACTCCCTCGCAATTGGTCGTGCACCACGGCAGCAACGGCTGCAACCTGCTGGCTGGCGACCTGCTCGGGACGGGCACGATTTCCGGACGCGTTCCGGAGTCTCGCGGGTGTCTGCTCGAACGCACCTGGCGCGGTGCCGAGCCACTGACACTTCCCGACGGCACGCAACGCCGCTTTCTCGAGGATGGCGACGAGCTCTCGCTCCACGCGCACGCCGAGCGTGCCGGAGCAGTGTCCATCGGCTTTGGCAGTTGCGGTGGTGTGGTGCTGCCCGCGTGA
- a CDS encoding GNAT family N-acetyltransferase, producing the protein MTARVPVTVSHLELVGPTALRPSTASSDGAVLRRMQPPEAAAVAASMYRSVGGDWHWQDRLPWTAEDWASEIHRDGVEIWLLSDGAADVGYCELELLGDVVEIKYFGLTAAGMGRGLGGWLLTRSVQRAWELGAARVILNTCTLDGPAALPNYLARGFRLVRVEHQLRELRQ; encoded by the coding sequence GTGACTGCCCGCGTGCCAGTGACGGTGAGTCATCTCGAACTTGTCGGTCCGACGGCCCTGCGACCCAGTACCGCGAGCAGTGACGGCGCCGTCTTGCGGCGGATGCAACCGCCCGAGGCGGCAGCAGTGGCCGCCTCGATGTATCGCTCGGTCGGTGGTGACTGGCATTGGCAGGACCGTTTGCCGTGGACCGCCGAAGACTGGGCCAGCGAGATCCACCGTGATGGTGTGGAGATCTGGCTGTTGTCCGACGGCGCTGCTGACGTGGGCTACTGCGAACTTGAATTGCTTGGTGATGTGGTCGAGATCAAGTATTTCGGCCTCACTGCCGCGGGGATGGGGCGCGGGCTCGGAGGCTGGCTGCTCACCCGCTCGGTTCAGCGCGCGTGGGAGCTCGGGGCCGCGCGCGTCATCCTGAATACCTGCACCCTCGACGGCCCCGCTGCCTTGCCAAACTATCTCGCGCGCGGGTTCCGGCTGGTGCGAGTGGAACACCAGCTCCGGGAGCTCCGCCAGTGA
- the pdxH gene encoding pyridoxamine 5'-phosphate oxidase gives MKISELRRDYARAALDEVSTSLDPLEQFSRWFAEARQADLLEVNAMTLATSDATGRPSARIVLLKGVDARGFLFFTDYRSRKGEELAQNPRAALVFHWAELERQVRIGGAVERLSGEESASYFHSRPEGSRIGAWASHQSAPLKDRRELESKVEELTAAFANGEIPLPPYWGGFRVVPEEMEFWQGRPSRLHDRITYQRIGDGDWVRGRLSP, from the coding sequence GTGAAGATCAGCGAACTCCGCCGTGACTACGCGCGTGCCGCGCTAGATGAGGTCAGCACCTCCCTCGACCCGCTCGAGCAGTTCAGCCGCTGGTTCGCTGAAGCGCGACAGGCGGATCTGCTCGAAGTGAACGCCATGACGCTCGCGACGTCCGATGCCACGGGTCGCCCGAGCGCGCGCATCGTGCTGCTGAAAGGTGTGGATGCTCGTGGCTTCCTCTTTTTCACCGATTACCGGTCGCGGAAAGGCGAGGAGCTGGCGCAGAATCCGCGCGCGGCGCTGGTGTTCCACTGGGCCGAACTCGAACGGCAGGTCCGGATCGGTGGCGCGGTGGAGCGATTGAGCGGTGAGGAATCGGCGAGCTACTTCCATAGCAGGCCCGAAGGGTCGCGCATCGGCGCCTGGGCCTCGCATCAGAGCGCGCCGCTCAAGGACCGTCGCGAACTCGAATCGAAGGTCGAGGAACTCACCGCAGCGTTCGCGAACGGCGAGATCCCGCTGCCCCCGTACTGGGGCGGCTTCCGTGTTGTGCCGGAGGAGATGGAGTTCTGGCAGGGGCGGCCGAGTCGCCTGCACGACCGAATCACCTATCAGCGGATCGGCGATGGTGACTGGGTCCGCGGACGACTCTCACCATGA
- a CDS encoding cation diffusion facilitator family transporter: protein MTRSAPKLADGARLAAAGVLVNALLAIVKGVAGILGNSYALIADAVESVADIAGSLVVWGSLRLSARSADDDHPYGHGKAEPLAAAAVGLMLCGAALGIAVKAVDQIRDPHHAPKPYTLLVLIGVMVVKELLARRVFRVASDVESQAVHADAWHHRADAITSGAAFIGISAALIGGVGYEWCDAAAAMLASAVIGVNAAFILRPAVHELMDGAPDTSLLHRVAEAAETVDGVQMIEKLKARKVGTRYFVDLHVQADPAMSLHDSHILSGCVKTAIRRAVPSVENVLVHMEPFEPV from the coding sequence GTGACGCGTTCGGCGCCGAAGCTCGCCGATGGCGCCCGCCTCGCGGCCGCGGGCGTGCTCGTCAACGCGCTGCTGGCGATCGTCAAGGGCGTCGCCGGCATCCTCGGCAATTCGTACGCGCTCATCGCCGATGCGGTCGAGTCAGTCGCGGACATTGCCGGTTCGCTGGTGGTGTGGGGTTCACTCCGTCTCTCCGCGAGATCCGCAGATGACGATCACCCGTACGGCCACGGCAAGGCCGAGCCACTCGCTGCGGCCGCCGTCGGGTTGATGCTCTGTGGTGCGGCGCTCGGCATCGCGGTGAAGGCGGTCGATCAGATCCGGGATCCGCACCACGCGCCGAAGCCCTACACCCTGCTCGTGCTCATCGGGGTGATGGTTGTGAAGGAGTTGCTCGCGCGCCGGGTTTTCCGTGTCGCAAGCGACGTCGAGTCCCAGGCAGTGCACGCCGATGCCTGGCACCATCGCGCCGACGCGATCACTTCCGGCGCGGCGTTCATCGGCATCTCGGCGGCGTTGATTGGCGGCGTGGGCTACGAGTGGTGCGATGCGGCCGCGGCGATGCTTGCTTCGGCAGTGATCGGTGTCAACGCCGCGTTCATCCTGCGCCCGGCCGTACACGAACTGATGGATGGCGCCCCCGACACCTCCCTGCTGCATCGGGTGGCCGAGGCCGCCGAAACGGTCGATGGCGTCCAGATGATCGAGAAGTTGAAAGCACGCAAAGTCGGAACGCGTTACTTCGTCGATCTGCATGTCCAGGCCGATCCGGCAATGTCGCTCCACGATTCGCACATCCTCAGCGGTTGCGTCAAGACGGCAATCCGCCGGGCGGTGCCGTCGGTCGAGAACGTGCTGGTCCATATGGAGCCGTTCGAACCAGTATGA
- the tilS gene encoding tRNA lysidine(34) synthetase TilS gives MTLVTRVGAALDRLSPPGATCLVAVSGGPDSLALLDLLHLSHEQHGRPLVVGHIDHGIAQGSATVADSVERAAAERGIPFHRVRLELGPLASETRARVARRAALEEMATNCGAGVVVLGHHADDQAETVLLRVLRGSGPAGLAGMAGRSGIWVRPLLGVTRRELTHHLRHRGLTGWTDPANSDPRHLRSWLRGSVLPLLRDRLPDLEARLLETARQAAAARAGWDDIPALLPALDLRADSDAISVAAPPLSDYRSGVRHAVLAALGRRFGVPIGRRRLAAIDQLLQGGQGSVSLAARFEAELFDGRLTFRISARPMRQAVQLEAGRLIRVGSAEFKVNEGMATPSDRGGWSAELVSGKYFARAWQRGDRIRPLKGQGSRAVSVLLREARVPAGRRPEWPIVAEVASATIVWVPGICRADACIPEPGTKALHVDCALA, from the coding sequence ATGACACTTGTCACGCGAGTCGGCGCGGCCCTCGATCGACTCTCGCCGCCCGGGGCGACCTGTCTGGTCGCGGTTTCGGGTGGCCCCGATTCGCTTGCGTTGCTCGACCTGCTTCACCTCTCGCATGAACAGCACGGTCGCCCTCTTGTTGTCGGTCATATCGACCACGGCATCGCCCAGGGAAGCGCCACGGTGGCCGATTCCGTCGAACGGGCCGCAGCGGAGCGTGGTATTCCGTTCCATCGCGTCCGACTCGAACTCGGGCCCTTGGCATCGGAAACCCGCGCCCGGGTGGCTCGTCGAGCTGCACTGGAGGAGATGGCAACCAATTGCGGGGCGGGCGTGGTCGTGCTCGGCCACCACGCCGACGATCAGGCCGAGACGGTGCTGCTGCGGGTACTGCGCGGCAGCGGTCCGGCCGGACTGGCAGGAATGGCGGGCCGCTCGGGTATCTGGGTCCGGCCGCTGCTTGGTGTTACCCGGCGCGAATTGACCCACCATCTCCGGCATCGAGGCTTGACCGGATGGACCGACCCCGCCAATAGCGACCCACGGCACCTCCGTTCCTGGCTTCGGGGGAGTGTCCTGCCGCTGCTGCGCGACCGGCTCCCCGACCTTGAGGCGAGGCTCCTCGAGACCGCTCGGCAAGCTGCGGCCGCCAGAGCCGGCTGGGATGACATTCCGGCGCTCCTTCCAGCGCTCGACCTCCGGGCAGATTCTGACGCGATTTCCGTTGCCGCTCCCCCCCTGTCGGACTATCGTTCAGGCGTGCGTCACGCCGTCCTGGCAGCCCTGGGGCGGCGGTTCGGCGTCCCCATCGGCCGGCGTCGTCTCGCGGCGATCGACCAGCTGCTGCAGGGAGGTCAGGGGAGCGTGTCGCTCGCTGCCCGTTTCGAGGCGGAACTGTTCGATGGGCGCCTGACGTTCAGGATTTCAGCGAGGCCGATGCGGCAAGCGGTTCAGCTGGAGGCGGGGCGCCTGATTCGCGTGGGTTCGGCCGAGTTCAAGGTGAATGAAGGAATGGCGACGCCCAGCGACCGTGGTGGCTGGAGTGCCGAGTTGGTCAGCGGGAAATATTTCGCCCGCGCGTGGCAACGAGGCGACCGGATTCGTCCCCTCAAAGGACAGGGCAGCCGCGCGGTCTCGGTCTTGCTTCGAGAAGCACGAGTACCGGCAGGGCGTCGGCCAGAATGGCCGATCGTTGCCGAAGTGGCCAGCGCGACGATCGTGTGGGTACCGGGCATCTGCCGAGCGGATGCGTGCATTCCAGAACCAGGAACCAAGGCCCTGCATGTCGACTGTGCTCTCGCCTGA
- the hpt gene encoding hypoxanthine phosphoribosyltransferase, which yields MKRRAGGRELRIVLDEATIADRVRQLGSEITAAYPDGDLLVLGLLKGSFIFLSDLVRQIDRPLHLDFLVASSYGSGTVSSGTVRLLYDPETPLEGKHILIVEDIIDSGRTMIHLLKLLEARNPASVAVCALLDKNLLPEPIPQMRWVGFPAPPAFLVGYGLDHAEDFRHLPFIGDLI from the coding sequence ATGAAGCGCCGCGCAGGCGGCCGTGAACTGCGGATCGTCCTCGATGAGGCCACGATCGCCGATCGGGTGCGTCAGCTCGGCTCCGAAATCACGGCGGCATATCCGGATGGTGACCTGCTGGTGCTCGGGCTGCTCAAGGGAAGCTTCATCTTCCTGAGCGACCTGGTGCGACAGATCGACCGTCCGCTGCATCTGGATTTTCTGGTGGCGAGTTCATACGGCAGCGGCACGGTGTCGAGCGGCACGGTGCGCCTGCTTTACGACCCGGAGACGCCGCTCGAAGGGAAGCACATCCTCATTGTCGAGGATATCATCGACAGTGGGCGGACGATGATCCACCTGTTGAAGTTGCTTGAAGCGCGCAACCCGGCCTCGGTGGCGGTGTGCGCTCTGCTCGACAAGAATCTGTTGCCGGAGCCGATCCCCCAGATGCGCTGGGTGGGCTTCCCGGCACCGCCCGCCTTCCTGGTCGGCTACGGCCTGGATCACGCGGAAGACTTTCGCCATCTCCCGTTTATCGGTGACCTGATCTGA